The Halobacterium litoreum genome includes a region encoding these proteins:
- a CDS encoding RAD55 family ATPase produces MQGYAVADRLPVDEIPAGSNVLVAGPPLTGKRELALGLVDDGCERGDGGIVVGTRDSTERIKARAPNVWRAVEDGRGGIVDCVSRQRGDDVRDRDLVKYVGSPGDVTDIGIRLGGLFQSLEDACDRARVNVSTISTMLMYADTRRVYRFLHVFSGHVERLDWLGFGVLDTSNKEAFDVLAPLYDGMVQTRATDDGTEVRVVGLGQGRTDWVAY; encoded by the coding sequence ATGCAGGGGTACGCCGTCGCCGACCGACTGCCCGTCGACGAGATTCCCGCGGGCTCGAACGTCCTCGTCGCGGGGCCGCCGCTCACTGGGAAGCGAGAACTCGCGCTCGGCCTCGTCGACGACGGCTGCGAGCGCGGCGACGGCGGCATCGTCGTCGGAACGCGGGACAGCACCGAGCGAATCAAAGCGCGCGCACCGAACGTCTGGCGCGCGGTCGAGGACGGCCGGGGCGGCATCGTCGACTGCGTGTCCCGGCAGCGAGGCGACGACGTGCGCGACCGAGACCTCGTGAAGTACGTCGGGTCGCCCGGCGACGTCACGGACATCGGCATCCGGCTCGGCGGCCTCTTCCAGTCACTCGAGGACGCCTGCGACCGAGCGCGCGTGAACGTCTCGACCATCTCGACGATGCTGATGTACGCGGACACGCGGCGCGTCTACCGGTTCCTGCACGTCTTCTCGGGGCACGTCGAGCGCCTCGACTGGCTCGGATTCGGCGTCCTCGACACCAGCAACAAGGAGGCCTTCGACGTGCTCGCGCCGCTGTACGACGGCATGGTGCAGACGAGAGCGACGGACGACGGCACCGAGGTCAGGGTCGTCGGCCTGGGGCAGGGGCGGACCGACTGGGTGGCTTACTGA
- a CDS encoding PadR family transcriptional regulator yields the protein MDDLTGFQRDLLVVAAGLDEPNGLDIKSELESYYTSEINHGRLYPNLDTLVDKGLVEKGQQDERTNQYVVTDRGEREIRARRDWEDDYVADALSEEPTVVAD from the coding sequence ATGGACGACCTCACAGGCTTCCAGCGCGACCTCCTCGTCGTCGCCGCGGGACTCGACGAACCGAACGGCCTGGACATCAAGAGCGAACTCGAATCCTACTACACCTCGGAGATCAACCACGGCCGCCTCTACCCGAATCTCGACACGCTCGTCGACAAGGGCCTCGTCGAGAAGGGACAACAGGACGAGCGCACCAACCAGTACGTCGTCACGGACCGCGGTGAACGCGAGATTCGCGCGCGCCGCGACTGGGAGGACGACTACGTCGCCGACGCGCTCTCCGAGGAACCCACGGTCGTCGCTGACTGA
- a CDS encoding GAF domain-containing protein, translating into MNHESYLRAVGLPDLADVPTDAAQRGASLVARPPHATASAETVEERYVYPVPEEGEDGACGVGLADEKYNLAPICGLEYDRERLRDHPNTARLVALHETVQRVAEETNVDWVGVYRRATNPDGEEVLVKEAYVGDHSRAEFPLTEAFAERSNNSTVGLTGDAVLVNDVEDHDGPYYECDGRVESEFCCPILAGDDVIGIVDAEAHEPGFFTEERVLTIAGACAGLADSDLLTPPRVEA; encoded by the coding sequence ATGAACCACGAGTCCTACCTCCGGGCCGTGGGCCTCCCGGACCTCGCCGACGTGCCGACCGACGCCGCCCAGCGCGGCGCTTCGCTCGTCGCGCGACCGCCCCACGCCACCGCGAGCGCCGAAACCGTCGAAGAGCGCTACGTCTACCCCGTCCCCGAGGAGGGCGAGGACGGCGCCTGCGGCGTCGGTCTCGCCGACGAGAAGTACAACCTCGCGCCCATCTGCGGGCTGGAGTACGACCGCGAGCGCCTCCGCGACCACCCGAACACCGCCCGTCTCGTCGCGCTCCACGAGACCGTCCAGCGCGTCGCCGAGGAGACGAACGTCGACTGGGTCGGCGTCTACCGCCGCGCCACCAACCCGGACGGCGAGGAAGTTCTCGTGAAGGAGGCCTACGTCGGCGACCACTCCCGCGCGGAGTTCCCGCTCACCGAGGCGTTCGCGGAGCGCTCGAACAACTCCACCGTCGGCTTGACTGGGGACGCCGTGCTCGTGAACGACGTCGAGGACCACGACGGCCCGTACTACGAGTGCGACGGCCGCGTCGAAAGCGAATTCTGCTGTCCCATCCTCGCGGGCGACGACGTCATCGGCATCGTGGACGCGGAAGCCCACGAACCCGGCTTCTTCACCGAGGAGCGAGTGCTGACTATCGCGGGTGCCTGTGCCGGCCTCGCGGACTCCGACCTGCTCACGCCGCCGCGCGTCGAAGCCTGA
- a CDS encoding class I SAM-dependent methyltransferase: MGFHTFDPEGADRLEDPSRFRYCSREELAAALAPDADSRVADLGSGTGFYTREIAPFAGRVDAVDVQPEMHDAFREQGVPENVSLVTADVSDLPFADGALDGAFSTMTFHEFASPDALAEVRRVLADGARFVAADWSAAGRGEDGPPVDERFDADEAAELLADAGFDVERAEERPETLFVVARA, from the coding sequence ATGGGATTCCACACGTTCGACCCCGAGGGCGCCGACCGACTCGAAGACCCGTCGCGGTTCCGGTACTGCTCGCGCGAGGAACTCGCGGCCGCGCTCGCGCCCGACGCCGACAGCCGAGTCGCCGACCTCGGTAGCGGGACGGGCTTCTACACCCGCGAAATCGCGCCGTTCGCCGGTCGCGTCGACGCCGTCGACGTCCAACCCGAGATGCACGACGCGTTCCGCGAGCAGGGCGTCCCCGAGAACGTCTCGCTGGTGACCGCGGACGTGAGCGACCTGCCGTTCGCGGACGGCGCCCTCGACGGCGCGTTCTCCACGATGACGTTCCACGAGTTCGCGTCGCCGGACGCGCTCGCGGAGGTCCGCCGCGTCCTCGCCGACGGCGCGCGTTTCGTCGCCGCCGACTGGTCCGCGGCCGGCCGCGGCGAGGACGGGCCGCCGGTCGACGAGCGCTTCGACGCCGACGAGGCGGCCGAACTGCTCGCCGACGCGGGGTTCGACGTCGAGCGCGCCGAGGAGCGCCCCGAGACGCTGTTCGTCGTTGCTCGCGCGTGA
- a CDS encoding thioredoxin family protein yields the protein MTDETIDEIKARKKRELQQNEAGGDVPSEPVEIESADHLDDVLANHDTVLVDFHAVWCGPCQMMAPAVNKLAADDDVVVAKVDVDERKQLAQAWGVQGMPTLVVAEDGEEVERAVGARSYDGLRGLVA from the coding sequence ATGACCGACGAGACCATCGACGAAATCAAAGCGCGCAAGAAACGAGAACTCCAGCAGAACGAGGCCGGCGGCGACGTCCCCAGCGAGCCGGTCGAAATCGAGAGCGCCGACCACCTCGACGACGTCCTCGCGAACCACGACACCGTGCTCGTGGACTTCCACGCGGTCTGGTGTGGTCCCTGCCAGATGATGGCGCCCGCCGTGAACAAACTCGCGGCCGACGACGACGTGGTCGTCGCGAAAGTCGACGTCGACGAGCGCAAGCAACTCGCGCAGGCCTGGGGCGTCCAGGGGATGCCGACGCTCGTCGTCGCCGAGGACGGCGAGGAGGTCGAACGGGCGGTCGGCGCGCGCTCCTACGACGGCCTCCGCGGCCTCGTCGCCTGA
- a CDS encoding PrkA family serine protein kinase, translating to MTETLDRLSEQYKESVPSDLRRAHGFDWYLDTLYDDPKVARNAHQRLADMFDYYGSNTEDGVVEYELASEDPLGEGANTFFGREVHEAIHEFVNKVKSGARGLGPEKRIILLLGPVGSGKSDVDRQVRRYYEDYTAQDAGRLYTFRWTNLCSVVDDQDPNDDTVTSPMHQDPLVLLPREQRQQVIDDLNEVLDAPYSLRNEQALDPESEFYMDELLAHYDDDLQAVLSNHVEVVRLVASENRRNCIETFEPKDKKNQDETELTGDVNYSKLAVYGESDPRAFDYAGAFCNANRGIFSGEELLKLQREFLYDFLHATQEQTIKPKNNPRIDIDQVIVGRTNMPEYRDKRADEKMEAFNDRTKRVDFPYVLEYEQEAQIYEKLLGNADVPDIHVEPHTLDMAGLFGVLTRIREPDNDMVGLLEKAKAYNGEFDEVEDVDPEKLREEAAESGEREGMSGVSPRFVGDEIAGAIMESMDRDRGFLSPLTVFNRLEEHVGQHGSILEENVEGYRRHLELVREEYKERAIEDVRHALAYDLDEIQRQGEKYMDHVMAYIDDDTVADELTGREQEPDETFLRAVEEQLGVPQDRKDDFRQEVSNWVSRRAREGEPFDPQDNDRLRRALERKLWEDKKHNINFSALVSNAEIDDDGNDWVAALVDRGYSEDGAREVLEFAGAEVAKAELES from the coding sequence ATGACGGAAACCCTCGACCGCCTCAGCGAGCAGTACAAGGAATCAGTTCCGTCGGACCTCCGTCGAGCCCACGGGTTCGACTGGTATCTGGACACCCTGTACGACGACCCCAAGGTAGCGCGGAACGCCCACCAGCGTCTCGCGGACATGTTCGACTACTACGGCTCGAACACCGAGGACGGCGTCGTCGAGTACGAACTGGCATCCGAGGACCCACTCGGCGAGGGTGCGAACACCTTCTTCGGGCGCGAAGTCCACGAGGCCATCCACGAGTTCGTGAACAAGGTCAAGAGCGGCGCGCGCGGCCTCGGCCCCGAGAAGCGTATCATCCTCCTGCTCGGCCCCGTCGGCTCGGGCAAGTCCGACGTCGACCGGCAGGTGCGTCGCTACTACGAGGACTACACCGCACAGGACGCGGGCCGCCTCTACACGTTCCGGTGGACGAACCTCTGTTCAGTCGTGGACGACCAGGACCCGAACGACGACACGGTCACGTCCCCGATGCACCAGGACCCGCTCGTGTTGCTCCCGCGCGAGCAGCGCCAGCAGGTCATCGACGACCTGAACGAGGTGCTGGACGCGCCGTACTCCCTGCGCAACGAGCAGGCCCTCGACCCCGAGAGCGAGTTCTACATGGACGAACTGCTCGCACACTACGACGACGACCTGCAGGCCGTCCTCTCGAACCACGTCGAGGTCGTCCGGCTGGTGGCCAGCGAGAACCGCCGGAACTGCATCGAGACGTTCGAACCGAAGGACAAGAAGAATCAGGACGAGACCGAGCTGACCGGCGACGTGAACTACTCGAAACTCGCGGTGTACGGCGAGAGCGACCCGCGAGCGTTCGACTACGCGGGCGCGTTCTGCAACGCGAACCGCGGCATCTTCTCCGGCGAGGAACTGCTGAAACTCCAGCGCGAGTTCCTCTACGACTTCCTGCACGCCACCCAGGAACAGACCATCAAGCCGAAGAACAACCCCCGAATCGACATCGACCAGGTCATCGTCGGCCGCACGAACATGCCCGAGTACCGGGACAAGCGCGCCGACGAGAAGATGGAGGCGTTCAACGACCGCACGAAGCGCGTGGACTTCCCGTACGTCCTCGAATACGAGCAGGAGGCTCAGATATACGAGAAACTGCTCGGGAACGCGGACGTGCCGGACATCCACGTCGAACCGCACACGCTCGACATGGCGGGGCTGTTCGGCGTGCTGACGCGCATCCGCGAGCCGGACAACGACATGGTCGGGCTACTGGAGAAGGCCAAGGCGTACAACGGCGAGTTCGACGAGGTGGAGGACGTGGACCCGGAGAAACTCCGCGAGGAGGCCGCCGAGTCCGGCGAGCGCGAGGGCATGTCGGGCGTGAGTCCGCGGTTCGTCGGCGACGAGATAGCCGGCGCCATCATGGAGTCGATGGACCGCGATCGAGGGTTCCTCTCGCCGCTCACCGTCTTCAACCGCCTCGAAGAGCACGTCGGCCAGCACGGCTCCATCTTAGAGGAGAACGTCGAGGGGTACCGCCGCCACCTCGAGCTCGTCCGCGAGGAGTACAAGGAACGCGCCATCGAGGACGTGCGCCACGCGCTCGCCTACGATTTGGACGAGATTCAGCGGCAGGGCGAGAAGTACATGGACCACGTGATGGCGTACATCGACGACGACACCGTCGCGGACGAGCTCACGGGCCGCGAGCAGGAACCCGACGAGACGTTCCTGCGCGCCGTCGAAGAGCAACTGGGCGTCCCGCAGGACCGCAAGGACGACTTCCGACAGGAGGTGTCGAACTGGGTGAGCCGGCGCGCCCGCGAGGGCGAGCCGTTCGACCCGCAGGACAACGACCGCCTGCGGCGCGCGCTCGAGCGCAAACTCTGGGAGGACAAGAAACACAACATCAACTTCTCGGCGCTCGTGTCGAACGCCGAGATAGACGACGACGGGAACGACTGGGTGGCCGCGCTCGTCGACCGCGGCTACTCCGAGGACGGCGCCCGCGAGGTCTTGGAGTTCGCCGGCGCCGAGGTGGCGAAGGCGGAACTGGAGTCGTGA
- a CDS encoding PrkA family serine protein kinase has protein sequence MTDYVSRANRALRSAYDEPTSLAEYVNRVFEQPLAAAHASRYLLAAIESEGTREVVEHGEELERYRFFDDPHNDGEHAVLGNTATLNAFVDDLRAIAAGRGKAETILWFAGPTATGKSELKRCLVNGLREFSKTPEGRRYTVEWNVAGAQDDPGLTYGDDRVDRETDWYESPVQANPLSVFPPDVRRDLLAELNEGRDDADRIRVDADLDPFSREAYDYLEEAYRREGRSDLFAAVTDRKHLRVKNYVVDRGKGVGVLHSEDAGSPKERLVGSWVAPLLSKLDSKGRKNPQAFSYDGVLSQGNGCLTVVEDASQHADLLQKLLNVPDERRVKLDKGIGMDLDTQLVVISNLDLEAQLNQHDDRQGFDPLKALKRRLSKHEFGYLTSLRLETQLLRRELTGETEVWTETDPDVLASRVREPATVQVRDRGGVVERELAPHALEAAALYSVVTRLDASDLPEDFDLVDKALLFDRGYVGRGEDRRDADEFAFDGDADGANGIPVTYTRDVLADLLHTDADRSHPGLPVERVVTPGDVLDAMVSGLADAPVFSDAERAEFEDRLLPAKDRVHEQQERDVLDALLADEGATESEVEEYVEHVHAWATDDTVTNDRGERVPPDALAMKVFETETLGRFGDANYHGDDPREPVREFREDAVMTAVTRHAWENRDDEFRARDVDLTSVPVLGDVLAGNDWDDVERVHPDFDPAQWPDPPEDTATAELKARAIDYLTAERGYSPASAELATRTVVAEVTHRWD, from the coding sequence GTGACCGACTACGTCTCCCGGGCGAACCGGGCGCTCCGGTCCGCCTACGACGAGCCGACGAGCCTCGCGGAGTACGTCAACCGCGTGTTCGAACAGCCGCTGGCGGCCGCCCACGCCAGCCGCTACCTGCTCGCCGCAATCGAGAGCGAGGGCACTCGCGAGGTCGTGGAGCACGGCGAGGAACTGGAGCGCTACCGGTTCTTCGACGACCCGCACAACGACGGCGAGCACGCCGTCCTCGGGAACACGGCGACGCTGAACGCGTTCGTCGACGACCTACGCGCCATCGCCGCCGGACGGGGGAAAGCCGAGACCATCCTGTGGTTCGCGGGGCCGACCGCCACCGGGAAGTCGGAACTGAAGCGGTGTCTCGTGAACGGACTGCGGGAGTTCTCGAAGACGCCCGAGGGCCGACGATACACGGTCGAGTGGAACGTCGCGGGCGCCCAGGACGACCCCGGTCTGACGTACGGCGACGACCGCGTGGACCGGGAGACCGACTGGTACGAGAGTCCGGTGCAGGCGAATCCGTTGTCGGTGTTCCCGCCCGACGTGCGCCGGGACCTGCTCGCGGAACTGAACGAGGGCCGCGACGACGCCGACCGGATTCGCGTGGACGCCGACCTCGACCCGTTCTCGCGGGAGGCCTACGACTACCTCGAAGAGGCTTACCGCCGCGAGGGCCGCAGCGACCTGTTCGCGGCGGTCACGGACCGCAAGCACCTGCGCGTGAAAAACTACGTCGTCGACCGCGGGAAGGGCGTCGGCGTGCTCCACTCGGAGGACGCCGGCAGCCCGAAGGAGCGCCTCGTCGGGTCGTGGGTCGCACCCCTCTTATCGAAGCTCGACTCGAAGGGCCGGAAGAACCCCCAGGCGTTCAGTTACGACGGCGTGCTCTCCCAGGGCAACGGCTGTCTGACCGTCGTGGAGGACGCCAGCCAGCACGCCGACCTGCTCCAGAAACTCCTGAACGTCCCCGACGAGCGCCGCGTGAAACTGGACAAGGGCATCGGGATGGACCTCGACACCCAGTTGGTCGTCATCTCGAATCTGGACTTGGAGGCGCAACTGAACCAGCACGACGACCGGCAGGGATTCGACCCCCTGAAGGCGCTCAAGCGGCGGCTGTCGAAACACGAGTTCGGCTACCTCACGAGCCTTCGCCTCGAAACCCAGCTCCTGCGCCGCGAACTCACGGGTGAGACCGAGGTGTGGACCGAGACGGACCCCGACGTGCTGGCGTCCCGCGTCCGTGAACCGGCGACAGTGCAGGTGCGGGACCGCGGCGGCGTCGTGGAGCGCGAACTCGCGCCCCACGCGCTCGAAGCCGCGGCGCTGTACAGCGTCGTCACGCGCCTCGACGCGAGCGACCTGCCCGAGGACTTCGACCTCGTGGACAAGGCGCTGTTGTTCGACCGCGGCTACGTCGGCCGGGGCGAGGACCGGCGGGACGCCGACGAGTTCGCGTTCGACGGCGACGCGGACGGCGCGAACGGCATCCCGGTGACGTACACGCGGGACGTGCTCGCGGACCTCCTGCACACCGACGCCGACCGCTCCCACCCCGGCCTCCCGGTGGAGCGCGTCGTCACGCCCGGCGACGTGCTGGACGCGATGGTGTCCGGGCTCGCCGACGCGCCCGTGTTCTCGGACGCCGAGCGCGCGGAGTTCGAGGACCGCCTGCTCCCCGCGAAAGACCGCGTCCACGAGCAACAGGAACGCGACGTGCTGGACGCGTTGCTCGCCGACGAGGGCGCGACCGAGAGCGAGGTCGAGGAGTACGTCGAGCACGTCCACGCGTGGGCGACCGACGACACCGTGACGAACGACCGCGGGGAGCGCGTGCCGCCGGACGCGCTCGCGATGAAGGTGTTCGAGACGGAGACGCTCGGGCGGTTCGGCGACGCGAACTACCACGGCGACGACCCGCGGGAGCCGGTCCGCGAGTTCCGCGAGGACGCAGTGATGACGGCGGTGACGCGGCACGCGTGGGAGAACCGCGACGACGAGTTCCGCGCCCGCGACGTCGACCTCACGTCCGTCCCCGTGCTCGGTGACGTGCTCGCGGGCAACGACTGGGACGACGTGGAGCGCGTCCACCCGGACTTCGACCCGGCGCAGTGGCCGGACCCGCCCGAGGACACCGCCACGGCCGAACTGAAAGCGCGGGCAATCGACTACCTGACCGCGGAACGGGGATACTCGCCGGCGAGCGCCGAACTGGCGACCCGGACCGTGGTCGCCGAGGTGACACACAGATGGGACTGA
- a CDS encoding YeaH/YhbH family protein has protein sequence MGLREDRERFREVGEQRRQDLAEFIQYGDLGGSDRTSVRVPVKLVDLPEFQYDRLDRGGVGQGDAESGDPVGEPQEGDGDGDEAGEEGAEHEYYEMDPEEFAQALDERLGLDLDPKGKKVIEEVEGAFNDTARRGPRGTLDFDHLYKQGLKRTVAMDFDEEYVAEALRVADWGPSEAFEWAREQHVPVSKAWLVDRARDLDDPERWASIEEMEAERDPEPTHARLRRDGVGKVPLRRDDERFRHPEIEEERERNVVVVNIRDVSGSMRDAKRELVERTFTPLDWYLTGKYDRAEFVYIAHDADAWEVDRSDFFGIRSGGGTRISTAYELADELLADYPFSEWNRYVFAAGDGENSHNDTEENVVPLMRAIDANLHAYVETQPNDTMQTGTHAGKLREAFGDDEDVAVATVTGNDDVLDAIETILGTEDDD, from the coding sequence ATGGGACTGAGAGAGGACCGCGAACGGTTCCGCGAGGTCGGCGAGCAGCGACGCCAGGACCTCGCCGAGTTCATCCAGTACGGCGACCTCGGCGGGAGCGACCGCACCTCGGTGCGCGTCCCGGTGAAACTCGTCGACCTGCCGGAGTTCCAGTACGACAGGCTCGACCGCGGCGGCGTCGGACAGGGAGACGCCGAATCCGGCGACCCGGTCGGCGAGCCACAGGAGGGCGACGGAGACGGCGACGAAGCGGGCGAGGAGGGCGCAGAACACGAGTACTACGAGATGGACCCCGAGGAGTTCGCGCAAGCGCTCGACGAGCGCCTCGGGCTCGACCTCGACCCGAAGGGGAAGAAGGTAATCGAGGAAGTCGAGGGAGCGTTCAACGACACGGCGCGCCGCGGCCCGCGCGGGACGCTGGACTTCGACCACCTCTACAAGCAGGGACTGAAGCGCACGGTCGCGATGGACTTCGACGAGGAGTACGTCGCGGAAGCCCTGCGCGTCGCCGACTGGGGGCCGAGCGAGGCCTTCGAGTGGGCGCGCGAGCAGCACGTCCCGGTGTCGAAGGCGTGGCTGGTCGACCGCGCCCGCGACCTCGACGACCCCGAGCGCTGGGCGTCCATCGAGGAGATGGAGGCGGAGCGCGACCCTGAACCGACGCACGCGCGACTCCGGCGGGACGGCGTCGGGAAAGTGCCGCTCCGCCGGGACGACGAGCGCTTCCGCCACCCGGAAATCGAGGAGGAGCGCGAGCGCAACGTCGTCGTCGTGAACATCCGGGACGTCTCCGGGTCGATGCGGGACGCCAAGCGCGAACTCGTCGAGCGCACGTTCACGCCGCTGGACTGGTACCTCACCGGGAAGTACGACCGCGCGGAGTTCGTCTACATCGCCCACGACGCGGACGCCTGGGAGGTCGACCGGTCGGACTTCTTCGGCATCCGGTCGGGCGGCGGCACCCGCATCTCGACGGCCTACGAACTCGCCGACGAACTGCTCGCGGACTACCCGTTCAGCGAGTGGAACCGCTACGTGTTCGCCGCCGGCGACGGGGAGAACAGCCACAACGACACGGAGGAGAACGTCGTCCCCCTGATGCGGGCGATAGACGCGAACCTCCACGCGTACGTCGAGACACAGCCCAACGACACGATGCAGACCGGGACGCACGCCGGCAAACTCCGGGAGGCGTTCGGCGACGACGAGGACGTCGCCGTCGCGACGGTCACGGGCAACGACGACGTGCTCGACGCCATCGAGACGATTCTCGGCACCGAAGATGACGACTGA
- a CDS encoding SpoVR family protein has translation MTTEPDKQRTAAALVEPAREANALARRLGLDPYDVNYWVVDHDEMNELIAYDGFQTRYPHWRWGMKYEQQRKQRQFLGGKAFEIVNNDDPSNAFLQVSNDLADQKAVITHVEAHADFFANNEWFALFGGDDGPNAAEMLERHARRIEDVLADPEVDREAVERFVDTVSTLEDNIEYRRAFDRDAGASDPDALADTLDGLGVSDEVRAEVFDDDWLAALDDDELDVRFPEEPEYDLLAFLREHGRAYDEAAGKAVEFEDWQRELIEMLRREAYYFAPQRTTKVMNEGWAAYWESVMMGEEAFADETEFLDYADHQARVLNSPGFNPYKLGKELWEYVENRANRREVLERLLRVRGVTWRNFHDAVDFAAVADALAPPDALAAVDADDLDAVAALPDAYVDSESLAAARDGDVDATRFPWKLFTYEGLARRHYSLAKPQFRGFLERVSRSELEATSRYLFEDERYASVEQALADVDFAAGWDRMYAVRESHNDVTFVDEFLTQEFVDANDYFAYEYSQTRGDFRATSTDAADVKKKLLLRFTNLGKPTVAVYDANHENRGELLLCHEYNGVMLDRGAAEATLKRVFELWGRPVVLHTITKRVSETERKRARRNDREPEPEEVGVALRYDGDEVEREELAWSEVEHLAAEELDYDTKPEDWL, from the coding sequence ATGACGACTGAACCAGACAAACAGCGGACGGCCGCGGCACTCGTCGAACCGGCGCGGGAAGCGAACGCGCTCGCGCGCCGCCTCGGCCTCGACCCCTACGACGTGAACTACTGGGTCGTGGACCACGACGAGATGAACGAACTCATCGCGTACGACGGGTTCCAGACGCGGTACCCGCACTGGCGGTGGGGGATGAAGTACGAACAGCAACGCAAACAGCGCCAGTTCCTCGGCGGGAAGGCCTTCGAGATAGTGAACAACGACGACCCGTCGAACGCGTTCCTGCAGGTCTCGAACGACCTCGCGGACCAGAAGGCGGTCATCACGCACGTCGAGGCCCACGCCGACTTCTTCGCGAACAACGAGTGGTTCGCGCTGTTCGGCGGCGACGACGGCCCGAACGCCGCGGAGATGCTGGAGCGCCACGCCCGCCGCATCGAGGACGTGCTCGCCGACCCCGAGGTCGACCGCGAAGCCGTCGAGCGGTTCGTGGACACCGTCTCGACGCTGGAGGACAACATCGAGTACCGGCGTGCGTTCGACCGGGACGCCGGCGCGAGCGACCCGGACGCGCTCGCGGACACGCTCGACGGCCTCGGCGTCAGCGACGAGGTGCGCGCGGAGGTGTTCGACGACGACTGGCTGGCCGCGCTCGACGACGACGAACTGGACGTTCGGTTCCCCGAGGAACCCGAGTACGACCTGCTGGCGTTCCTCCGCGAGCACGGGCGGGCGTACGACGAGGCCGCCGGGAAGGCCGTGGAGTTCGAGGACTGGCAGCGCGAATTAATCGAGATGCTGCGCCGGGAAGCTTACTACTTCGCGCCACAGCGCACGACGAAGGTGATGAACGAGGGGTGGGCGGCGTACTGGGAGTCCGTGATGATGGGCGAGGAGGCGTTCGCCGACGAGACGGAGTTCCTCGACTACGCCGACCACCAGGCCCGCGTCCTGAACAGCCCCGGTTTCAATCCGTACAAACTCGGGAAGGAACTCTGGGAGTACGTGGAGAACCGCGCGAACCGCCGCGAAGTTCTGGAGCGGTTGCTTCGCGTGCGTGGCGTGACGTGGCGGAACTTCCACGATGCCGTGGACTTCGCCGCGGTCGCGGACGCGCTCGCGCCGCCGGACGCGCTCGCCGCCGTGGACGCCGACGACCTCGACGCGGTTGCGGCGTTGCCGGACGCGTACGTGGACAGCGAGTCGCTCGCGGCGGCCCGCGACGGCGACGTCGACGCGACGCGGTTCCCGTGGAAACTGTTCACCTACGAGGGGTTGGCGCGCCGCCACTACTCGCTCGCGAAACCCCAGTTCCGGGGATTCCTCGAACGCGTGTCCCGCTCCGAGTTGGAGGCGACGAGCCGGTACCTCTTCGAGGACGAACGCTACGCGTCCGTCGAGCAGGCCCTCGCCGACGTGGACTTCGCGGCCGGCTGGGACCGCATGTACGCGGTCCGGGAGAGTCACAACGACGTGACGTTCGTGGACGAGTTCCTGACCCAGGAGTTCGTGGACGCGAACGACTACTTCGCGTACGAGTACAGTCAGACCCGCGGCGACTTCCGCGCGACCAGCACGGACGCCGCGGACGTGAAGAAGAAACTCCTCCTGCGGTTCACGAACCTCGGGAAGCCGACCGTCGCGGTGTACGACGCGAACCACGAGAACCGCGGCGAGTTGCTGTTGTGCCACGAGTACAACGGCGTGATGTTGGACCGCGGCGCGGCGGAGGCGACGCTAAAGCGCGTCTTCGAGTTGTGGGGCCGACCGGTCGTGTTGCACACCATCACGAAGCGCGTGAGCGAGACCGAACGCAAGCGCGCGCGGCGCAACGACCGCGAGCCCGAGCCCGAGGAGGTCGGCGTGGCGCTCCGGTACGACGGCGACGAGGTGGAACGCGAGGAGTTGGCGTGGAGCGAGGTCGAACACCTCGCGGCCGAGGAACTGGACTACGACACGAAACCCGAGGACTGGCTGTAG
- a CDS encoding universal stress protein: MDRAIAVVEASDSAKSLVQEAGELAAGVDAELILLHVTTEDEYSERRESMASIPDLDVNYTIDEAVDGARKFATDIGRDVLEDVDVETEPVGRIGDKGDEVLELAAERDADHIFVAGRKRSPTGKAIFGDVTQRIILEFDGAVTVVTT, translated from the coding sequence ATGGACCGCGCTATCGCAGTTGTCGAAGCCAGTGACTCAGCGAAATCCCTCGTACAGGAAGCCGGCGAACTCGCCGCCGGCGTCGACGCCGAACTCATCCTGCTCCACGTCACCACCGAAGACGAGTACTCCGAGCGCCGGGAGTCCATGGCGAGCATCCCGGACCTCGACGTGAACTACACCATCGACGAGGCCGTCGACGGCGCCCGCAAGTTCGCGACGGACATCGGCCGCGACGTGCTCGAAGACGTCGACGTGGAGACGGAACCCGTCGGCCGCATCGGGGACAAGGGCGACGAAGTCCTCGAACTCGCCGCCGAGCGCGACGCCGACCACATCTTCGTCGCGGGCCGCAAGCGCTCCCCCACCGGGAAAGCCATCTTCGGCGACGTGACGCAGCGAATCATCCTCGAGTTCGACGGCGCCGTCACCGTCGTCACCACCTGA